In Fibrobacter sp. UWB15, the following proteins share a genomic window:
- a CDS encoding AAA family ATPase — protein sequence MSIERIDIAKFRGFHQVGFELGENLTVIAGQNGTQKTTLLGMLTQPFAITDKKNPLSNEKPLCGGNYKSSFSEKFKLSEKFDKPKEHEWTLTYDGGKTFTVESIKSNDDRKNHIRFWKKEKSSRKKGSGYIPKPVIYLSLSRLLPIGEDESISDSSNSVKLTESEEKLYQKLHNKILIIPDVPITKISHLESQNKNTLSANTEFYDWKMNSAGQDDIGKIILALISFKRLKEKYGTAYTGGILAVDELDATLYPASQEKLIEVLRTYASKYDIQIFFTTHSLSMLKHICSTIEENKVAKDIKLVYLEKINQTIKCIENISYENIMDKLFAMSTKKTESRIMTFSEDGEGRCWLKVLLGQTRTKKLKIVDCNIGCASLIQLTKQKIPPFVFPNSIIILDGDAKHDVEKQSKTLKNYLVLPGDISPERLLAKYLKDLPDDNPFWEKCGNNYTKQVVFRDYQYDEIMENREKAKEWFNSQLHHWGKNATRAITAWCEANPGAKEDFIVKFEALIKKWEK from the coding sequence ATGTCCATTGAGAGGATTGATATAGCAAAATTTCGTGGATTTCATCAAGTCGGTTTTGAACTGGGTGAAAATTTGACAGTCATCGCAGGCCAAAATGGAACTCAAAAAACGACTCTTTTGGGTATGCTCACCCAACCATTCGCCATAACAGACAAGAAAAATCCTTTATCTAACGAAAAACCCTTATGTGGTGGGAACTACAAATCCTCGTTCTCGGAAAAATTCAAACTTTCTGAGAAATTTGACAAGCCCAAAGAACATGAATGGACTTTAACATATGACGGAGGGAAGACATTCACCGTAGAGAGCATAAAATCGAATGATGACAGAAAAAACCACATCCGTTTTTGGAAAAAAGAGAAAAGCTCTCGAAAAAAAGGATCTGGATACATTCCGAAGCCAGTTATATATTTAAGTCTCTCCCGCTTGTTACCAATAGGTGAAGACGAATCAATTTCCGATTCGTCCAACTCGGTAAAGCTAACCGAAAGCGAAGAAAAACTATATCAAAAATTGCACAACAAAATTCTCATAATTCCTGATGTGCCCATAACAAAGATATCACATCTAGAAAGTCAAAATAAAAATACTTTAAGTGCAAACACAGAATTCTATGACTGGAAGATGAATTCTGCAGGTCAAGACGACATTGGAAAAATAATTTTGGCACTTATTTCTTTTAAAAGATTAAAAGAAAAATATGGGACGGCATATACCGGAGGAATACTTGCTGTTGACGAATTAGACGCAACTTTGTATCCCGCTTCACAGGAAAAGTTAATCGAAGTGTTGCGTACATACGCCAGCAAATATGACATTCAAATTTTTTTCACCACACATTCTCTTTCAATGCTGAAGCATATATGCTCTACAATTGAAGAAAATAAAGTAGCAAAAGACATTAAGCTTGTTTACCTTGAAAAAATAAACCAAACCATAAAATGTATAGAAAATATTTCTTACGAGAATATTATGGACAAATTATTTGCTATGTCAACGAAGAAAACGGAATCCCGTATAATGACCTTTTCTGAAGATGGCGAAGGAAGATGCTGGTTAAAAGTTCTATTGGGACAAACAAGAACAAAGAAATTAAAAATCGTAGACTGTAACATAGGTTGCGCATCCCTAATTCAACTTACGAAACAAAAAATACCTCCTTTCGTATTCCCAAACTCTATCATAATTTTGGATGGAGATGCTAAACACGATGTTGAGAAACAATCAAAGACCTTAAAAAACTATTTGGTATTGCCTGGGGACATTTCGCCAGAACGACTTCTTGCAAAATATTTGAAGGATTTACCGGACGACAATCCATTCTGGGAAAAATGCGGAAACAACTATACCAAGCAGGTTGTGTTTAGAGATTACCAATACGATGAAATAATGGAGAATCGTGAAAAAGCAAAAGAATGGTTCAATTCTCAGTTGCATCATTGGGGGAAAAACGCAACAAGGGCCATTACTGCATGGTGTGAAGCAAATCCAGGAGCCAAAGAAGATTTTATTGTTAAATTTGAAGCGTTAATAAAA